A stretch of Lactuca sativa cultivar Salinas chromosome 6, Lsat_Salinas_v11, whole genome shotgun sequence DNA encodes these proteins:
- the LOC111911407 gene encoding serine/threonine-protein kinase SAPK3 — translation MEEKYEPLQELGSGNFGVARLVRDKKTKELLAVKYIERGTKIDENVHREIINHRSLKHPNIIRFKEVLLTPTHLAIVMEYAAGGELFVKICSAGRFSEDEARFFFQQLISGVSYCHSMEICHRDLKLENTLLDGSRSPRLKICDFGYSKSGLLHSQPKSTVGTPAYIAPEVLSRKEYDGKIADVWSCGVTLYVMLVGAYPFEDPRDPRNFRKTIGRIMSVQYSIPDYVRVSKDCRHLLSHIFVANPCKRITIAEIKKHPWFIRNMPKELVEGEKTNYENTSRDQSSQSVDEINRIIQEAKTAGDGSNVNGEIVIGDGSLDPEDEIDLEDEIESSGDYAGQI, via the exons ATGGAGGAGAAATATGAGCCATTGCAAGAACTTGGTTCTGGGAACTTTGGAGTGGCAAGGCTGGTTAGAGATAAGAAGACTAAGGAGTTGCTTGCAGTCAAATACATTGAAAGAGGAACAAAG ATCGATGAAAATGTTCACAGGGAAATCATCAATCACAGATCACTTAAGCATCCAAACATCATTAGGTTCAAGGAG GTGTTGTTAACTCCAACACATCTGGCGATAGTCATGGAATATGCAGCTGGTGGTGAACTTTTTGTCAAGATTTGCAGTGCTGGAAGATTCAGTGAAGATGAG GCTCGGTTTTTCTTCCAACAGCTTATATCTGGAGTCAGCTATTGTCATTCCATG GAAATTTGTCACAGAGATTTGAAACTTGAGAACACTCTCTTAGATGGAAGCCGAAGCCCACGTCTCAAGATTTGTGATTTTGGTTATTCTAAG TCTGGCTTATTGCATTCGCAACCAAAATCGACTGTGGGAACACCAGCATACATTGCCCCCGAGGTTCTATCCCGTAAAGAATATGATGGCAAG ATTGCAGATGTTTGGTCATGTGGAGTGACTCTTTATGTTATGCTTGTAGGAGCTTACCCTTTTGAGGATCCAAGAGACCCTCGAAATTTCCGCAAGACAATCGGG AGAATCATGAGCGTTCAGTACTCAATACCAGATTATGTGCGTGTCTCCAAAGATTGTAGACATCTTCTTTCTCATATCTTTGTTGCCAATCCATGCAAG CGAATCACAATAGCAGAAATCAAGAAACATCCATGGTTTATAAGGAACATGCCTAAGGAGCTTGTTGAAGGGGAGAAAACAAACTATGAGAATACAAGTCGTGATCAATCGTCTCAAAGTGTTGATGAGATCAATCGTATTATACAAGAAGCTAAGACTGCTGGAGATGGGTCCAATGTGAATGGAGAGATTGTCATTGGTGATGGATCATTGGATCCTGAAGATGAGATTGATTTGGAAGATGAGATTGAATCTAGTGGAGATTATGCTGGCCAAATTTGA